In the genome of Cronobacter malonaticus LMG 23826, one region contains:
- a CDS encoding phospholipase D family protein, with the protein MTKKTSCFTSGYWDNTTNSRAHNTRLGRAIAPTTAQHPNHSGLHPLDDSLDAFAARYLLAEMAEQTIDVQYYIWEDDMSGRLLFGALLAAARRGVRVRILLDDNNTVGMDSTLRLLNAHPNIEIRLFNPFSFRTLRALGYLTDFARLNRRMHNKSFTVDGEVTIIGGRNVGDAYFGAGEQPLFSDLDVLAIGPVVAEVTQDFERYWHSRSVSTLENVLDVGTEDIDARVQLPPHWKDDPVAQRYLERLESTRFASYIETRTLPLVWAKTRLLSDDPRKGQGKARRHTLLPQRMMSLIGEPKSQFDIISSYFVPTRGGVAMLLALRRKGVKIAILTNSLAANDVAVVHAGYARWRKKLLRHGVELYELKPTRDAGRVPHDRGLTGNSGSSLHAKTFSVDNNQVFIGSFNFDPRSAMLNTEMGFVIESETLAGAIHKRFTRTRREAAWALRLDRWGRINWIEEKDGQEIVWKKEPKTRFWQRLLVRLVYRLPVEWLL; encoded by the coding sequence ATGACGAAGAAAACTTCCTGCTTTACCAGCGGTTACTGGGACAATACGACGAACAGCCGGGCGCATAACACCCGGCTCGGACGCGCTATCGCACCGACGACGGCGCAACACCCCAATCACAGCGGGTTACACCCGCTCGACGACAGCCTCGACGCCTTTGCCGCCCGCTATCTGCTGGCGGAGATGGCCGAGCAGACCATCGACGTCCAGTACTATATCTGGGAAGACGATATGTCCGGGCGATTGCTGTTCGGCGCGCTGCTGGCGGCGGCGCGACGCGGCGTGCGGGTGCGTATCCTGCTGGATGATAACAATACGGTGGGGATGGACAGCACGCTGCGGCTACTGAACGCGCATCCGAATATTGAAATCCGCCTGTTTAATCCTTTCTCTTTTCGCACGCTGCGCGCGCTCGGTTATCTCACCGATTTCGCCAGGCTCAACCGCCGGATGCACAACAAAAGCTTCACGGTCGATGGTGAAGTGACGATTATCGGCGGGCGTAACGTCGGCGATGCCTATTTTGGGGCAGGCGAACAGCCGCTGTTCTCCGATCTCGACGTGCTGGCGATTGGCCCGGTGGTGGCGGAGGTCACACAGGATTTCGAACGCTACTGGCATAGCCGGTCGGTCTCGACGCTGGAAAATGTTCTGGATGTCGGGACTGAGGACATTGATGCCCGCGTGCAGCTGCCGCCGCACTGGAAGGACGATCCGGTGGCGCAGCGCTATCTGGAGCGTCTGGAGAGTACGCGCTTTGCAAGCTATATCGAAACTCGCACGCTGCCGCTGGTGTGGGCAAAAACCCGGCTGTTAAGCGACGATCCGCGCAAAGGGCAGGGGAAAGCGCGCCGGCATACGCTGCTGCCGCAGCGTATGATGAGCCTTATCGGCGAGCCGAAATCGCAGTTCGATATCATCTCCTCCTATTTTGTCCCGACCCGTGGCGGCGTGGCGATGCTGCTGGCGCTGCGTCGCAAAGGGGTGAAAATCGCGATTCTGACGAACTCACTGGCAGCGAACGATGTTGCGGTCGTTCATGCCGGATACGCGCGCTGGCGTAAGAAACTGCTGCGTCACGGTGTTGAGCTGTATGAGCTTAAACCGACACGCGACGCCGGGCGCGTGCCGCATGACCGCGGGCTGACCGGGAATTCCGGCTCCAGCCTGCACGCCAAAACCTTCAGCGTGGATAACAACCAGGTCTTTATCGGCTCGTTTAATTTCGATCCGCGCTCGGCGATGCTCAATACCGAAATGGGGTTTGTGATTGAAAGCGAAACGCTGGCGGGCGCGATTCACAAGCGTTTTACCCGCACGCGCCGCGAGGCCGCCTGGGCGCTGCGGCTCGACCGCTGGGGACGCATCAACTGGATTGAAGAGAAAGACGGTCAGGAGATTGTCTGGAAAAAGGAGCCGAAAACACGCTTCTGGCAGCGCCTGCTGGTGCGCCTGGTGTACCGTCTCCCCGTTGAGTGGCTGCTCTGA
- the ymdB gene encoding O-acetyl-ADP-ribose deacetylase, whose product MSGRINVVQGDITRIDVDVIVNAANPSLMGGGGVDGAIHRAAGPALLAACKVVRQQQGECQPGHAVITEAGNLAAKAVVHTVGPVWRGGQDNEPQLLADAYRNSLQLVAANGYSSVAFPAISTGIYGYPKAAAAQIAFETVSDYLTRHPQPKQVYFVCYDEENFLLYQRLLGQYDEQPGA is encoded by the coding sequence ATGTCCGGACGTATTAACGTGGTGCAGGGCGACATCACCCGCATTGATGTCGATGTTATCGTCAACGCCGCCAATCCGTCGCTGATGGGTGGCGGCGGTGTGGATGGCGCTATTCATCGCGCCGCCGGGCCGGCGCTGCTCGCTGCCTGCAAAGTGGTGCGCCAGCAGCAGGGCGAGTGTCAGCCGGGCCACGCCGTGATCACCGAAGCGGGTAACCTCGCGGCGAAAGCCGTGGTGCATACCGTGGGGCCTGTCTGGCGCGGCGGGCAGGATAACGAGCCGCAACTTTTAGCGGACGCTTATCGCAACAGCCTTCAGCTGGTGGCTGCCAATGGCTACAGCAGCGTGGCGTTCCCGGCTATCAGCACCGGGATTTATGGCTACCCAAAAGCGGCCGCGGCGCAAATCGCCTTCGAGACCGTTTCAGACTATCTCACCAGGCACCCTCAACCGAAGCAGGTATACTTTGTTTGCTATGACGAAGAAAACTTCCTGCTTTACCAGCGGTTACTGGGACAATACGACGAACAGCCGGGCGCATAA
- a CDS encoding type 1 fimbrial protein → MHKPLFVTLITAALVGFSGPGLAQAGGTITFHGAIVEEGCSVARQAARIEVSCLRGNQVHRQTLSLRSSGVRERHSSWVSSRLDYLNPAHTLGILTLTYR, encoded by the coding sequence ATGCACAAGCCGCTTTTCGTTACGCTCATTACCGCAGCACTCGTCGGTTTCTCTGGTCCTGGCCTTGCACAGGCGGGTGGAACGATTACCTTTCATGGTGCGATTGTCGAAGAGGGCTGTTCGGTTGCGCGTCAGGCGGCGCGTATTGAAGTGTCATGCCTGCGTGGTAACCAGGTGCATCGGCAGACGCTCTCCCTGCGCTCGTCAGGCGTGCGCGAAAGGCATTCCAGCTGGGTGAGCAGTCGCCTCGATTACCTCAATCCCGCGCATACGCTCGGTATTCTGACGCTAACCTACCGCTGA
- the csgC gene encoding curli assembly chaperone CsgC, translating to MLDLLMIAALSGEVAFKAQPQDAGWQVTPVVTVAHACLCRIEMELRRQGRSGSVVTQQRKVLTLSPDAPLALSTYFLSVAADDTVTLRITVSDSGTASFTGQWSPSART from the coding sequence ATGCTTGATTTACTCATGATCGCCGCGTTAAGCGGAGAGGTGGCGTTCAAGGCGCAGCCTCAGGATGCGGGGTGGCAAGTGACGCCTGTCGTGACCGTGGCCCACGCTTGTCTGTGTCGTATTGAGATGGAGCTGCGCCGGCAGGGCAGATCCGGTAGCGTCGTCACTCAGCAGCGAAAAGTGTTAACCCTCTCGCCTGACGCTCCGCTTGCGCTGTCTACGTACTTCTTAAGCGTCGCGGCTGACGACACCGTCACGCTGCGGATCACCGTCAGCGACAGCGGCACGGCGAGTTTTACCGGGCAGTGGTCGCCCTCCGCGCGCACCTGA
- the csgA gene encoding curli major subunit CsgA yields the protein MKLIKIAVIAALVVSGSAMAFPFHQSAENSTLKIYQQGVNNNTTALQSDAKNSTTEINQLGTANGADVGQGSDDSKILLNQNGFANNSTIDQWNGHDSGVTVNQNGVQNGALVNQTASGSQVYVTQTGYGNHASASQY from the coding sequence ATGAAATTGATTAAAATCGCTGTTATCGCCGCACTGGTTGTTTCCGGTAGCGCAATGGCATTTCCTTTCCATCAGTCCGCTGAAAACTCCACGCTGAAAATCTATCAGCAAGGCGTTAATAACAATACGACCGCGCTGCAGTCGGATGCTAAAAACTCAACCACTGAAATTAACCAGCTTGGCACCGCGAATGGCGCGGATGTCGGGCAGGGTTCTGACGACAGCAAAATTCTGCTTAATCAGAACGGTTTCGCCAACAACTCCACCATCGATCAATGGAACGGTCACGACTCCGGCGTGACGGTAAACCAGAACGGCGTACAGAACGGCGCGCTGGTCAACCAGACCGCGTCCGGTTCACAGGTCTATGTGACCCAGACCGGCTACGGCAACCACGCCAGCGCCTCTCAGTATTGA
- the csgB gene encoding curli minor subunit CsgB has translation MNRLLLSCCFGSLFASSAAFAVNADMAGAEYNFAVNELSRSSLNQAAIIGQEGTRNNALVRQEGAKLQATIVQNGIANQAAIDQQGYANVATVMQTGAANQATISQEGYGNLASVTQQGVGNRASIIQAGTQKTAVVVQRQSMMAVRIIQR, from the coding sequence ATGAATAGATTATTGCTGAGCTGTTGTTTTGGTTCTTTATTCGCGTCATCAGCGGCGTTTGCAGTTAACGCCGATATGGCTGGCGCTGAATATAACTTTGCCGTAAATGAATTAAGCCGCTCGTCGCTGAATCAGGCGGCAATCATAGGCCAGGAAGGGACGCGAAATAATGCGCTGGTACGCCAGGAAGGAGCAAAGTTACAGGCCACGATTGTCCAGAACGGTATCGCCAATCAGGCCGCTATCGATCAGCAAGGGTATGCCAACGTGGCTACTGTCATGCAAACAGGCGCCGCGAATCAGGCAACGATTAGTCAGGAAGGCTACGGGAATCTCGCCTCGGTGACGCAACAGGGGGTGGGGAACCGCGCGAGTATTATTCAGGCAGGGACGCAAAAAACCGCAGTTGTTGTGCAAAGGCAGTCAATGATGGCCGTTCGCATCATTCAGCGTTAA
- the csgD gene encoding biofilm master transcriptional regulator CsgD — protein MINEFHLLHGQSLLLITKPSLQASALLQNFKSALSLEGKIHNIQRSLEEITTGTLILLDMAEADKKSMAYWKDNLGRRPQTAKVILLNVQDEYPFQEIEKWPHISGVFYATDDEKRVIEGMRCILRGECFFNQRLASYLITRSGFYHFLNCDAVLLTHREKEILNKLRFGASNMEIARSLFISENTVKTHLYNLFKKLAVKNRTQAVTWANHHMRG, from the coding sequence ATGATTAATGAATTCCATTTGTTACATGGTCAGTCATTATTGTTGATCACCAAACCGTCTCTACAGGCCAGTGCTTTATTGCAAAATTTCAAAAGCGCGCTCAGTCTGGAGGGGAAAATCCATAATATCCAGCGCTCTCTGGAAGAGATAACAACAGGAACGCTTATTCTTTTAGATATGGCCGAAGCCGATAAAAAAAGCATGGCCTACTGGAAAGATAATCTCGGACGACGTCCACAGACAGCAAAAGTCATTCTGCTTAATGTGCAGGATGAATACCCTTTTCAGGAAATAGAAAAATGGCCGCATATTAGCGGCGTATTTTACGCGACAGATGACGAAAAGCGCGTCATTGAAGGGATGCGGTGCATCCTGCGGGGCGAATGCTTTTTCAACCAGCGTCTGGCGAGCTACCTGATTACCCGCTCCGGATTTTATCATTTTCTGAACTGCGACGCCGTGCTACTGACGCATCGCGAAAAAGAGATCCTCAATAAATTGCGCTTCGGCGCCTCCAATATGGAAATCGCACGCTCGCTGTTTATCAGTGAGAACACTGTCAAAACCCATCTTTATAACCTGTTTAAAAAACTGGCGGTAAAGAACCGTACGCAGGCAGTGACCTGGGCAAACCATCACATGAGGGGCTGA
- the csgE gene encoding curli production assembly/transport protein CsgE, producing the protein MKRWLLCGLAVTLWSAALCGRAVEPEIPGLVTDHTVSSVGHDFYRGFAEKWDTPFDGTLSVNEKPSARWGSWITLTLDQDVIYQTFLFPSRKGADNAVELAIAQANEALKQRQIDKALLSTGDLTGDEF; encoded by the coding sequence ATGAAGCGCTGGCTCCTCTGTGGACTGGCTGTCACGCTCTGGAGCGCGGCATTGTGCGGGCGTGCTGTCGAACCGGAGATCCCGGGCCTGGTGACTGATCATACGGTCTCTTCGGTCGGCCACGATTTTTATCGCGGTTTCGCCGAAAAATGGGATACCCCCTTTGACGGCACGCTCTCGGTGAATGAAAAGCCGAGCGCACGCTGGGGGAGCTGGATAACCCTCACGCTCGATCAGGACGTTATTTACCAGACCTTTTTATTCCCCTCCCGCAAAGGGGCGGATAACGCGGTTGAGCTTGCGATAGCCCAGGCCAACGAGGCGCTGAAACAGCGCCAGATAGATAAGGCACTACTCAGTACCGGTGATTTAACCGGCGATGAATTTTAA
- the csgF gene encoding curli production assembly/transport protein CsgF, translating to MRRTFAVMTLLLLSHPGLAGNMTFQFRNPSFGGNPNNGPFLLNSAQAQNSYKDPSYDDYKIDTPSALDNFTQAIQSQLLGGLLTNINKGKPGRMVTNDFIVDISNRDGQLYLNVTDRKTGKTSTIQVSGLQSGSTNF from the coding sequence ATGCGGCGGACATTTGCTGTCATGACGTTACTGTTGCTGTCACACCCTGGTCTGGCCGGAAATATGACCTTCCAGTTTCGTAATCCCAGTTTCGGCGGAAACCCGAATAATGGCCCTTTTCTGCTGAACAGCGCGCAGGCGCAAAACTCATATAAGGACCCGTCTTATGACGATTATAAAATCGACACGCCTTCCGCGCTTGATAATTTTACGCAGGCGATCCAGTCACAGCTGCTGGGAGGCCTGTTAACCAACATTAATAAAGGTAAGCCGGGTCGTATGGTCACCAACGATTTTATCGTTGATATCTCCAATCGCGACGGTCAGCTTTATCTCAACGTGACCGATCGTAAAACCGGCAAAACCTCCACGATCCAGGTCTCCGGCCTGCAGTCAGGCTCGACCAATTTTTAA